The genomic stretch TTTCTTGTTCTCGACACTCCCAGCTTGGTCCCAATCTTTATACACCTTAACCAGCATTTCCCTGTTGGCCTTTTCACTGCTTTTGCTTTCCATCAAGAAAAGGTCAATCAAACACCACCATATGAGATTTACATGTCATTTAAACTAGTGTGGAACTCAAAAGCTACACAGGTCAAGAACTAGGATGGAGATTGAATTTCCATATTGGCCTTGCAGTTGCTTTTGGCTGTAATTCACAAGAACATTATTCTGTAGTTTTAGCAAATAGCAGCAATTATTTGGGGGTGATTTTCTGCATCTGATGTTGCGAGTCTCGTGATGAAAGGCAGCAGTCACGAGTCTGTTGAGAGAAAATAGACGTGCAAGCAAGCAAAGCATCAAGCCATAATAATATGTTGGGTATGTTATGGACCATTTACACCCAAATACTTATGACTTAAGACACACAGACTCTCCAGCTCAAGTCAATAAAAGCAAAGACGCAATCTCCACCACAGAACCTCTATGTCTTGGACAACTTCCTCGGCTGTGTCTTTATTACACAtatcaatctttttttttttttttgtcgacacaggaGTGTCCGGGTCAATCTTTACGGGActcgactaatcccctgcggcctGGGCCAGGCGccacaggaaaaaaaaaggaatcctCTAGACTAGAGGCATCAAACTTTTTAATTCCCTTTTCCTTACTAGAATtcggtttcttttttcatttatattatATGTAAGACTAAGAGTACAATGGGAGGTAAATAAGATGTGCTCAGCCACTACCTTCTCTAGAACTCCCATATGCACAAATCATTTAGTACTACCCGGTGGTGTGCCCAATGAGATAATTTCTTAACTTTGCTACTTCTGTTCCCTATATATAAAACCTCAAGTCCCTCAAACCTTTTGCTTCTCTTGTCTAATACAACATTTATCCTCTTTGTAAGATCACCATTTGCTTCTAGTCCTCAGGAGTCATGGCTGTCTCAAGTGCCATGCTCGTGCTAGGCTTATCCCTTGCCTTAGTCGGTTTTTCAGCTGCTCAAGCGCCATCATTACCTCCAACATCAAATGCAGCGCCACCCTCCACCTCCGCTACACCTCCACCTACGGTTGCAGTTCCTCTGCCAACCTCTCCTGCTCCCAGCATTGCTCCCCCCACTTCATCAGCTCCGGTATCCCCTCCTCCTCCTGCTGCTCCCAGCACTACTCCCACTATTGCTCCCCCGGTatcccctcctcctcctcctcctcctcctccttctcctcctcctcatgCTCCCAGCACTACTCCCAGCATGGCTCCTACGGCTCCTCATGCTCCCAGCACTACTCCCAGCATGGCTCCTACGGCatcccctcctcctcctcatgCTCCCAGCATGGCTCCCACCACTTCATCAGCTCCGGTATCCCCTCCTCCTGCTCCCAGCACTACTCCCAGCATGGCTCCCACCATTTCATCGGCTCCGGTATCCCCTCCTCCAACGTCTTCTCCGAGTCCAAGTCCATCCATGAGCTCCCCACCTGCGCCTGCACCTGAAACGCCAGCCTCTCAACCAGCTCCTATGGGGCCAGCATCTCCACCATCTCCAGCACCTGCtccctccaccaccaccaccccctcCTCCCCAGATTCAGGTGCATTTGTTCAGGGAAGTAACATGGCTTTGCTCACACTCTTTGCAGGAGTTGCACTCCTCTTTTAAGCTCCAGTGTTTCCACGATATTCATTTCCATTCACATTTGTGTAGATTAAATAATGCTTTATGTATTCTTTTCCtggtatttctttttcattggGAGCTCTCcagcttttcttgttttccttttgatttttttttttgatttcaTTTGTGGTTAATTTGGAGCTCCATTTGTAATTTGTGAGCAAAGATCAGGACGGTTTGGAGATTTTACAGAGTTACAGCTCTTCTTTTAACATTTTAGGTTAGCCTAATAAGGTAAATTGTCTCTCTGCTTCGACTACCTACCAGTATTTATTATGTCATGCATGCATAATTAGGCGGTACAAGTGGCCCTCATTGCTGAAGAGTTACTACAATTCAAGGCAGTTCCAATTTCAGGCCAAGGTCAGGTGCAAAAGCCTACACTTATCATTGTCCACCATCTTACAATACAAGAGAGATGAGAAAATGTTTAAAAGTATATCTCCAAACATGCATCAATTCGGCCTGTCCGATTGCAGCTGCAAGCTGAccatatgtataattatatcaCCCTTTTCAACCGTCAAAAAATTACACCGAGGAGAATTTAACCAAAAAAGTAATGTCCTCcaaagtttatgagtaaatggACTTGAAGCAAGGTGAAATGATGAACTGGTGTAATTGTTGGTGGGAAGGAAGGAAATGTTGCTGTCTGCTAGCTGGAAGGATACAAGTATGTGGAGGAAACTACAAAGAATAACTCTTTCAGAGGATAGGAAGGTGTCCTTGGGACGTTTTCACGTGTGTGGAAATTAAAGGGGAATGGGCTTTGGATGGTGGAACTCAGGCATAAGCACAGAATGGCTGGTGAGGTGGGGCTAAATTGGTACCACTGAAACACGACCGGGATGGTGACCTGCACATGGTTTCTCAGCCCCACCATGAAACATACACACACATTCAAGAAACAGCTGGTTAGAAGTTAATCCAATTACACAACTTCAAACAAGATTTCAGACAAACAAAGAATGAGGGAGATCAATCAAGATAACCTTCAGTTATCCCCAAATTTTACTATTTACAGTGCTATTGACACGAGAAAGTTACTATGCAGTCAGTGGAATTGTACAAATCCACCACCTTTGCCTCGAGCTGTGAAAGTGTCGTTAGAAAGATTTAGGATAATGTGACAGCACATAACAACACTAATGATGTCGAATCAAATGCCTTTTTAACTCTTGTATAAACCAAAATTTGTGTGTATAAACCACAAAAAGAATGATTTGATACTTATGCCATGGCATTGTTAATCTTTGGTGATCATTATCTTTCTAAAATTGCAGTGGCTATGACAGAGGAGCATCGGTTTCCAACAAAAAGCTAAGCAATTAGTCATCTTTGATGATTCCATAAAGTCAACAGCCTGTGATATTACTCCCTATGAGTTGGGAGTTCCTATCACATCTATTAACTTTGTTCTACTTCAAAATATCTGCTTCATCAAGTAGAAGCATGCACGTTGATTAGTTCCTTGATTGCTAAACCAGATGAATAATGACAAACTCACTAAAAACGAAGCTTACAGTAATGACAAACTCAGTTTCAACAAAGCTTGGATTTGAATCCCTCCAAACTTGAGAACCAGAGGGACTAAAACCGGCTAAACCAACAAAAAAGTTGAGTTGGATCCAAAATGCGTATTCTCCCTTTCCCAATGAATTCAAAGATTCTAAAGATATTACAATAGGccataaaatctctccactATGATTTCCAGATAAAGCCTGTTGGTATGCATCTTTGGAAGAAACACAAAAACTTAATAATATAATACGgtaagtttcaaaaattttgccaCCAATGGGAGAGCAATCAAAAGGATCGTACTGTGTGAACTCCTTTCTGAGACAAGGATGAATTTCTAGGATTTTTGGTAAAGCAGGCTCCCAAAAGAATGGAGGATAATGAGTAGGGGGATTTATAATTCAACCACCAACAATATTCTTTTGTACATGGGTTGGACACAGGGACCTCACTATCAACTTTTTGCATGGGACGTGGTCATGACCAAGAAGTTAGAATGGTTGAACACTTGAACTAATGGCAAGGATTCTTCAACTCATCATTCACTGAACCAGTAAGATCTAGTAATCACATCATTCTATTGTACTGGACCATCTAAGCACTGAAGAGACCTCAGATTTACAAAAGCATATATTAGTAAGCATTCAAATTCTGCAAATTCCAAGGGATCATTTGCAGTCAAGACCATGGAAAGCCTAGACCAGTCTAGTAAATTCCTCAGCAAACTTTTCCTGGTTCATTATGGAGTATATTGGCAATTATAACCACCtattcaaatgatcaaaattctGATCTATGGATAGAACAGACACCAATGCCTGAGGTATGAGTTGGAATCAGCTTAAGCATATTGCATACCAATGTACAATCAAATAAGTTGTACGCTAACTGCTATGTACTGCTTTGCTCATTCTACCTGAGTAAATTATTGAGACATAAAATTTTCTGAGGAAAAGACAGAAGGATGGAGAGAAGTGTCTAAGTTGTTCTAAGTCTAAAATGCCAACAACATACTCATGGACGAGTATTTACTAGCCTATCATGAGGATTAGTGGCTTCTTTGGCGCACATGTGCAATTCTGTGCTTTTCTCAACATATTTCAGCTAACAACATTAATGGATTCCGGGAAGTAAGAAATACCCAAGGTAAATATTTTGCATGAAAAATAAGAATATCACAAGTTACATATGTAATTAGTTATCTTTTTCTAAGTCTTCTACGGCACTTGAAACACTCACTACATGGAGACTTACTACTGTTTGTACTCAAGGAGGTGGCTTGAAGCTTTTCAGGTGAGATTTTCAGGTCTTCCACGAGTATCTTGTGGAGTTTCTCGTTTTCCTTCATCAGCCCCTCAATGATTCTCTGATGGCTCAAAACCTGAATCAATGTGGAACATCACTTTCTAGATTATCGTCAAATATATCCTAGGAACAGAATCATTTGATCCGCACAGAAAATTAGCACCAAAGTTCCTATACATGCATAACACACTATTTTCTTGATGTATAAATAAAGGGTCCAAAATCTTTCTACTTGGTTTTAGGAAAATACACTGAGCTTCATCACAAAACCTTTTTAACAGACTGTATACAGTCTCAAGAGGAAATAAAGACACATTTTATTTCTCTAAACCATGAATGTCATGCTACTTATGCTGAAATACAGTTCCCTTAAAAAATCTAATATGGGCTACAATTAGATCACTGTCAGCATATATTTGCTAGTAAAAGATCAGCAGTAAAATATTACCATCTGAAGTACATTGTTCTCCAAGCGTAGATGCTCAGCCTGcaaatttttaagaaatcaaaGACTACATTTTTAGAAAGTTGTGCTCCAAGTCGGTAAATATGTACATAACCAAATTGAAAATGATGTAGACAAATAATCACTGCAGGCATAATAATATCTGTAAAAACAGTGTAAACATATTCACGACATTGAGAGCAAAAAAATCATTTCTTCTTCCTAGGATTATTTATTACAGTATAATGAATGAAGACCAGGCTTGAAGGTGTAATAGCAGAAGGGATGCAGTTTACGGTCAGAAATTCCAGTTGTGAAAGCTTACACTTGACCTCCATTTCAGGAAAAATACTCGCAACTTAAAACTGATGGACTAGGTTGATTCCAAAATTCAGCATGTAAATGGGcttgagataattagaggtcaTCCTTTACAATTCCATATTTTTACTTGTTCGCATAGCCTGTAAGCTTTAAATGCTCAAAACACATTCTCATTAACTTAGCTGTAAACTTTCAAAACGTTAAGCTCCTCTGCAAAAGCTATATCAGTGCCAACGGAATTTACAAGCCAAAGGTACCATTTTAAGAAAGACAACAGCAATACTGTAACTTACATAAATATGCACCAAGAAAGATGAAAGCAACACTGTAATCATCAATAACTAAGCTTTAAAGTCAAGCAACAATCAGATAAATAGCTAATATATACATATCAAAGAAGTTAATTGGGAACGACAGGTCCATGGATGCATGGTTCAATTAGCATACCAGCTCATTTACTTCTCTGTCTTCATCTTTCAAAAGAGGATTTTGTAAAAAGTTGCTGAGGACCTTCTCTGTTTGACTACTGTAAGATGCATTTAGTGGAGTACTTTTGTAAGCTTCAGTTTCATCAGAAGAAACTGTACTTGCATCTCCAGGCAATCCTTGACGCTTGACCTCAGGGGCTTTCTTTGCTACTTGTGCAACAGTCCCTAGCGGATTTGAAATTGATCTGTGGCTCGTCATGCTGAGGCCACCTTGCAATGACTCTGGAAGAGCACCTTTGACAGCAGGCAAGCTCGGAGCTATACCAAACCTCATCATTAAATTTGCCACTGTTTGCTGATAGGAAACTAGGTGTAAGATCGAACCAATGAAGCATAGCAGGAATTAGTGAAAACTGAAAAGCATAACACTATATACATACAATGAGGCACGACTGAAGCTGATGCAGCACACTTGGCTTCATGGCAAGACCTGTCATGCAGCTACAACAGCTTCAGAAGTGCAAACAATAGCACATAAATAAGTTAAATTCCTTTCTTTCAGGAATCTAGTTTACCAGAAATTTAGTGCTTAATATACTTTTTCAGTATTTGAACTTGTGAGcaccaaaaagaaaagtaaCTGTCCAGGAATAAAGAGAAGCTAtattgggggggggggggggggggggttgggggAAGAGAGAGATTTTGCCAGAGCTAAGCTTGTATGATCACTTAAAAATCTACTTTTGCTAGAAAGCATGCACCGTAAAAAAGATCTTTAAACTTTGGGGCAGCTCCTGCTCATCCCCATAGCCTTTTTCTCTCAGGCAGTTCTGCTGATTAGATATCCATTTGCAGTATTTATAACCCTCAGATTTCACCTTGGAATTTGCCAAGCTAAAACAATTTAGTTGGAGTTTGTACATCTTGTCCATCCTTACCAACACCAAACCCATGGCCAAAGCCTACTCCACATCCAATGCCTGCTTCTATGTTCTTTGCTCCCAACTTCCTCagctaaaaaaataaaaaaaaaaaaaaaaaaatcaagaagcaAGTTTATGAAGGAAGCCTGAGTGGAATACTTCTCAATCATacacataaacacacaagcCATACTAATTATGAGCATTAGACTCAAAGGAAGATTTAAAAGACATACAGAGCTATTAACGTGCCTTCCAACCCCAGAAAAAGCATCTGTTGCGCCTCTAGCAGCACCCATAACTTGGTTCAGCATTGGTATTGCACCTGAGGCATGAAATGAGAACTTGGTAAAAGAGAGAGAAATAAGTAACAGGGTTCAATTCCTTGGTTCTCGTTTATTGATAAGAGTAGAAGTGGCACATAATTATTTGGTCTCACTAGCTTAATTTGATACATTTCCTGCAAATAAGAATTAGAGAATTGTCATCGGTTGTTTCAAGACACTAAAAAAGATTTAACTAGAGAAAATGAACAGAACCGAAGTTGTTTGAATAAAAACCATCATGAACCACATTAACTATAGCTGTTGTCTGATGCCACTCAACCATCAAAATCGGCACACaatgatttcttttttcttctagGTAATATGTAAAATGCCTCATCGGTATAATCTATCAAGGTGAACATCACCTCATTTGCATAGTAAAAAAGACAGCTATGTCTTAAACAATTCCTGCAACAATTTCATTAACCAGATATACGTCCAACAAACACAttaaatcttcaccaaaaacaTGTAATCAAACTGAAGAACCACTCATGAAAGAAGAGCACAAATTTATCCTTCCCAACTCATATAAGATATTTTCCCACTTTGACATCCATCATACCATTGCCTTCCACATTCTGACAGAGAAAGTCTAACAAACACAAATGCAGTCTTAAAGCTGGATATATTCAAAATGACACAATATCACTCAAACAATGCTTTCAGAAATGGTAAGCAAATCAAAAAATTCAGCCATAACTCAGTCTCTAAAACAGAATACAAAATATACTGAAATATTACTTCTTGCAACTTAAACATTTCAAATGTATGCTAAATATATGTTCTTGAAGGACCAATAGAACTGAAACATACAAACTAATGTTGATATCTATAAACAAACAGTTTACATGATTTATGGTCTTTGCCAGCTTTAGGCCCGAAAAACTCTGAAAAGTTCATATTTTTCTGGGTTCGATAAGTCAAGAAAAAACTGAATAACAAACAATGAGGAACACAGACAATGTGAAGTTGCATAACAAACCTAAGTTTAAAGGGCGTCCAACACCAATACCGATTCCACAGCCAATTCCAAAGCCAGTAAATACTTGTCCCACTTTTAAAGAAAAGGGGTTCTCTATTTTCAACATTCTTTCTTTTGTaacaatcactccaccactgTTTCTACTACCAGTACTGGTCTCCATTgtgaaaaaaaggaacaaaaacctttgctttttccttttgtttttttaccCCTCTCTTCAGGAAAAGCTATAAGGGATAGAGATTCTTCAAGAATTCAAAGCCCATTTGACTGCTTTGGGCAAGAAATGAACCTTTTTCTCTTTATTGCGAATAGAGCGATTCGACAGTAGTAAAGAGGAAGAGAGTTGGCGAGACCGACTCTGGGATTCTGGAGTAGGGGCTACATTTGAAAGATATGTTAAATTAACGGGTTTAATACGAGAAATCACAGAACTTCGGAGGAGGTGATTCTAAAAGACACAGTTAAATGTCCAGCGAATTATCCAGATGAGTTCTAAACTTTTAGAATCTCCAAAATTTGGTtactaaattattaaaaatctgattttagctATTAAActatttaaaatttatatttCAGATCGTTCTGCTAGATTTGATCGTTAACTATGTCAGATTTGAGTGTTCGCACAAATCACGAGACAAAAGAAAGAGACATGATTAACAATAAAATTTGACAAGATGactcaaaagttaaattttaaataatttagtGGCCAAAACCAAACTTAAAATAATTTAGTGATCAAAATTCGATAATTCTAAAAGTTTAATAGCCATCCTGATAATATGCTCTTAAATGTCTtttaactttttctttcttttttttttaaataaagttGTAGCAATAACCTCAACACATTCATTCTGGAAAGGGGTAAAAAATGTAAAGAAACAGAAACATCTTAGTATCAAAACTATTATTGAtatatagaaaacaaaaaccTTATATATTGATTtacttcaaaaataaaaaaattctaaaattcaCACTCTTCTATCCTAGACTagatccaaataaaataaaacctcaTATAACTCAAGATGGCAAACGAGGGAGGAATTAATTTGGGTTTATATCCAAATATACCCATAGTCATTATAGAGTTAACTTCAGCAGGATCAACATGAGATGAGCTGAATTGATTTATGCTTAGTTTCATTAGAATTAAAACGAAGAAGTATTGATTGTTTTTTGTAATCTCTTTGTTATAATTTGGAATAATAGCTAACTATAGAGATTGCATATGTATCTCGCTATAACATGTATATGAAATAGAAATTAATTGAAAGGCATAAGAAAGAGCAAAGAAATTATGTGTATTTATtagattaatcttttatatattAACACTGTATACACTATTACTATTTTATACACTAACATTATATACAATATCACTGTAATAGCATAAATACTAttcatatatataaaattaatttttatttattcgctCTTCCTTATATACTCTGTCTTTGGCGTACCAAATACAGTCTACTCTAGGtacaaaagagaaaatataaaaaacagGGAGGAGCGAAAGGCTATTGAAAGAAAATGTTGCAAATGGACCAGGCCCAAAACAGTCTTATCCAGATCTGGGAGAAAAGTCCAACATTGAGGCCTTAAGATATGTGGTTTGCTATCTCCtgatttcttcttgtttataaCA from Coffea eugenioides isolate CCC68of chromosome 8, Ceug_1.0, whole genome shotgun sequence encodes the following:
- the LOC113779906 gene encoding uncharacterized protein LOC113779906 isoform X3; its protein translation is MNFSEFFGPKAGKDHKSCAIPMLNQVMGAARGATDAFSGVGRHVNSSLRKLGAKNIEAGIGCGVGFGHGFGVGLAMKPSVLHQLQSCLIQTVANLMMRFGIAPSLPAVKGALPESLQGGLSMTSHRSISNPLGTVAQVAKKAPEVKRQGLPGDASTVSSDETEAYKSTPLNASYSSQTEKVLSNFLQNPLLKDEDREVNELAEHLRLENNVLQMVLSHQRIIEGLMKENEKLHKILVEDLKISPEKLQATSLSTNSSKSPCSECFKCRRRLRKR
- the LOC113781728 gene encoding vegetative cell wall protein gp1-like isoform X2, giving the protein MAVSSAMLVLGLSLALVGFSAAQAPSLPPTSNAAPPSTSATPPPTVAVPLPTSPAPSIAPPTSSAPVSPPPPAAPSTTPTIAPPVSPPPPPPPPPSPPPHAPSTTPSMAPTTSSAPVSPPPAPSTTPSMAPTISSAPVSPPPTSSPSPSPSMSSPPAPAPETPASQPAPMGPASPPSPAPAPSTTTTPSSPDSGAFVQGSNMALLTLFAGVALLF
- the LOC113779906 gene encoding uncharacterized protein LOC113779906 isoform X1 yields the protein METSTGSRNSGGVIVTKERMLKIENPFSLKVGQVFTGFGIGCGIGIGVGRPLNLGAIPMLNQVMGAARGATDAFSGVGRHVNSSLRKLGAKNIEAGIGCGVGFGHGFGVGLAMKPSVLHQLQSCLIQTVANLMMRFGIAPSLPAVKGALPESLQGGLSMTSHRSISNPLGTVAQVAKKAPEVKRQGLPGDASTVSSDETEAYKSTPLNASYSSQTEKVLSNFLQNPLLKDEDREVNELAEHLRLENNVLQMVLSHQRIIEGLMKENEKLHKILVEDLKISPEKLQATSLSTNSSKSPCSECFKCRRRLRKR
- the LOC113781728 gene encoding vegetative cell wall protein gp1-like isoform X1; the protein is MAVSSAMLVLGLSLALVGFSAAQAPSLPPTSNAAPPSTSATPPPTVAVPLPTSPAPSIAPPTSSAPVSPPPPAAPSTTPTIAPPVSPPPPPPPPPSPPPHAPSTTPSMAPTAPHAPSTTPSMAPTTSSAPVSPPPAPSTTPSMAPTISSAPVSPPPTSSPSPSPSMSSPPAPAPETPASQPAPMGPASPPSPAPAPSTTTTPSSPDSGAFVQGSNMALLTLFAGVALLF
- the LOC113779906 gene encoding uncharacterized protein LOC113779906 isoform X2; the protein is METSTGSRNSGGVIVTKERMLKIENPFSLKVGQVFTGFGIGCGIGIGVGRPLNLGAIPMLNQVMGAARGATDAFSGVGRHVNSSLRKLGAKNIEAGIGCGVGFGHGFGVVSYQQTVANLMMRFGIAPSLPAVKGALPESLQGGLSMTSHRSISNPLGTVAQVAKKAPEVKRQGLPGDASTVSSDETEAYKSTPLNASYSSQTEKVLSNFLQNPLLKDEDREVNELAEHLRLENNVLQMVLSHQRIIEGLMKENEKLHKILVEDLKISPEKLQATSLSTNSSKSPCSECFKCRRRLRKR